In Microbulbifer salipaludis, a genomic segment contains:
- a CDS encoding CsiV family protein, whose product MTLNHKQVTARLKQLTGTALLALCAAGAEAAGYAGTQFEIEMVVFSRENGMSQSRETWPAAPQLAYDSHWVDFDTPSQADPMIPALQPAPNQLDNKVAALARSAGYEVLFHKTWRQVLQTERNAPAILINGGPVDGNHHQLEGSVTLSVSRYLHLSTDLWLSEWLPNQIDMSSYGAVNSGTNTNTDTDIPALAAPRGISVPTRPRAPVTQAATTLAGDEPMDLGNLGGATAQTNDYEYSTTSGYSTAADAAVFHGENTPQDAATAEPAVKLAERVAVLNEERRLRSGELHYIDHPKLGVLIEVRTIEQIEEPTAQEGAIGVTP is encoded by the coding sequence ATGACCCTTAACCACAAGCAGGTCACAGCTCGCCTGAAACAGCTGACCGGAACGGCCCTCCTTGCCCTGTGCGCGGCAGGCGCAGAGGCGGCGGGCTACGCGGGCACCCAGTTCGAAATTGAAATGGTGGTGTTCAGTCGCGAGAACGGTATGAGCCAGTCGCGCGAGACCTGGCCCGCGGCCCCCCAGCTTGCCTATGACAGCCACTGGGTGGACTTTGACACCCCCTCCCAGGCTGATCCGATGATCCCCGCCCTGCAGCCAGCACCCAACCAGCTGGACAACAAGGTGGCGGCATTGGCGCGCAGCGCGGGCTATGAGGTTCTGTTCCACAAGACATGGCGCCAGGTATTACAGACCGAGCGCAATGCGCCGGCCATCCTGATAAACGGCGGCCCGGTGGACGGCAACCACCACCAGCTGGAGGGCAGCGTTACCCTGAGCGTATCCCGCTATCTGCACCTGAGTACGGATCTGTGGCTGAGCGAATGGCTGCCAAACCAGATCGACATGTCCAGCTACGGTGCGGTCAACTCTGGCACCAACACCAACACCGACACCGATATCCCGGCACTCGCCGCACCAAGGGGCATTTCTGTCCCCACGCGACCACGTGCGCCCGTGACACAAGCTGCTACGACGCTCGCCGGTGACGAGCCCATGGATCTTGGCAATCTGGGGGGCGCTACGGCACAAACGAATGACTACGAATACAGCACCACCAGCGGTTACAGCACTGCAGCCGATGCCGCTGTTTTTCATGGGGAAAACACCCCGCAAGATGCCGCAACGGCCGAGCCCGCCGTAAAATTAGCCGAGCGAGTCGCGGTGCTCAATGAGGAGCGCCGCCTGCGCAGCGGCGAGCTCCATTATATTGACCACCCCAAGCTGGGCGTGTTGATTGAGGTGCGCACGATTGAGCAGATCGAGGAGCCCACAGCCCAGGAAGGCGCTATCGGCGTAACGCCCTGA
- a CDS encoding DUF819 domain-containing protein, which translates to MITNDAIILGMLAAILGLVFYTASSEQRFWKRFYRFVPALLLCYFLPSLLTTFHIIDAHNSNLYFVASRYLLPASLVLLTLSIDLRGIINLGPKALIMFLTGTVGIVIGGPLALLIMSAIDPGLLNGNGPDAIWRGMTTVAGSWIGGGANQAAMKEIFDVGGNVFSAMVAVDVIVANLWMAVLLIMAGNAKQLDARRGADTSSINALRERVETMQRKHSRNPTLQDLMLIAAVGFGITAIAHACADFLAPWFQTHAPHMARFSFTSPFFWLIVVATTLGIAMAFTPAKKLEGAGAAKVGSVFIYFLVATIGTHMDITALKNSPELFVLGAIWMSIHAGLILLVSKLIKAPTFFMAVGSQANVGGAASAPVVAAAFHPSLAPVGVLLAVMGYALGTYAAWFCGQLLRIVGAG; encoded by the coding sequence ATGATAACGAATGACGCAATTATTCTGGGGATGCTCGCGGCCATCCTCGGCCTGGTGTTTTATACGGCAAGCAGCGAGCAACGCTTCTGGAAGCGCTTCTACCGTTTTGTACCCGCCCTGCTACTGTGTTATTTCCTGCCTTCCCTGCTCACCACCTTCCACATTATCGACGCGCATAATTCCAATCTTTACTTTGTGGCATCGCGCTATTTACTGCCTGCCAGCCTGGTGTTGCTCACACTCAGCATCGACCTGAGAGGCATAATCAATCTTGGCCCCAAAGCGTTGATCATGTTTTTAACCGGTACGGTCGGTATCGTCATTGGTGGGCCGCTCGCTCTGCTGATCATGTCGGCGATCGACCCAGGCCTGCTGAACGGTAACGGCCCTGATGCCATCTGGCGCGGTATGACCACGGTTGCCGGCAGCTGGATCGGTGGCGGTGCAAATCAGGCGGCAATGAAGGAGATCTTCGATGTCGGCGGCAACGTCTTTTCCGCGATGGTGGCGGTAGATGTCATCGTCGCCAACCTGTGGATGGCCGTGCTGCTGATTATGGCCGGTAACGCAAAGCAGCTGGATGCGCGCCGGGGCGCAGACACCTCCAGCATCAATGCTCTGCGTGAGCGCGTGGAAACCATGCAGCGCAAGCACTCGCGCAACCCCACCCTGCAGGACCTCATGCTGATTGCGGCGGTGGGCTTCGGTATTACCGCCATTGCCCATGCCTGTGCGGACTTCCTGGCCCCGTGGTTCCAGACCCACGCGCCGCACATGGCCCGCTTCAGTTTCACCAGCCCGTTTTTCTGGCTCATCGTTGTGGCCACCACCCTGGGGATTGCCATGGCGTTTACCCCGGCGAAAAAGCTGGAGGGCGCTGGCGCGGCCAAGGTCGGGTCGGTATTTATTTACTTCCTGGTAGCCACCATTGGCACCCACATGGATATTACGGCACTGAAAAACAGCCCGGAGCTGTTTGTGCTGGGCGCAATCTGGATGAGTATCCATGCCGGACTGATATTGCTGGTTTCCAAGCTGATCAAGGCGCCCACCTTCTTTATGGCTGTGGGCAGTCAGGCAAACGTGGGCGGCGCCGCTTCCGCGCCGGTGGTGGCGGCCGCTTTCCACCCCTCACTGGCACCCGTGGGGGTACTCCTTGCGGTGATGGGTTACGCCCTGGGCACCTATGCGGCCTGGTTCTGCGGGCAGCTGTTACGCATCGTTGGTGCCGGTTGA
- a CDS encoding cold-shock protein: MSDRVTGTVKWFNNARGYGFITCAEGSEDIFVHYRSIRGDGYKTLNEGQAVEFEMQQGDKGLLAEDVVPCE, translated from the coding sequence ATGAGTGATCGCGTTACGGGTACAGTGAAGTGGTTTAACAATGCCCGGGGTTATGGTTTTATCACCTGCGCTGAAGGTTCCGAGGATATCTTCGTTCACTACCGCAGCATTCGCGGTGACGGCTACAAAACCCTCAACGAAGGGCAGGCCGTCGAATTTGAAATGCAGCAGGGGGATAAAGGCCTGCTCGCGGAAGATGTAGTGCCCTGCGAGTAA
- a CDS encoding mechanosensitive ion channel domain-containing protein, with translation MEQAKAFIRSLVGEDRFWIAEVFLIVLATAFAAWILALFVARLQARAERTVNPWDDALCGAINPPASIVVWLVGLSLAAARAGKATSAEIFNYAGTVREIGFIVLITWFALRFAKAVETNLADPRFMGKPMDATTVRAVGKLVRASIIITAAMVIMQHFGYSISGVLAFGGIGGLAIGFAAKDLLANFFGGLMIYLDRPFKVGDWVRSPDKEIEGTVEDIGWRLTRIRTFDKRPLYIPNGIFTQISVENPSRMLNRRIYETVGIRYDDAHLMAPIVKDVRAMLEQHPEIDTNQTLIVNFNSFAPSSLDFFIYTFTKTTEWVRYHEIKQDVLLQILKIIEQHGASCAFPTSTLHIADLPELAIGGAREVPAGS, from the coding sequence GTGGAGCAGGCTAAGGCGTTTATACGCTCCCTGGTGGGGGAAGACCGTTTCTGGATTGCCGAGGTTTTTCTAATTGTGCTCGCCACCGCCTTTGCGGCGTGGATACTGGCGCTGTTTGTGGCGCGCTTGCAGGCGAGGGCGGAACGCACTGTCAACCCATGGGATGACGCGCTGTGCGGGGCCATCAATCCACCCGCATCCATTGTGGTGTGGCTGGTGGGGCTGTCGCTGGCAGCGGCGCGTGCCGGCAAGGCAACGAGCGCAGAAATTTTCAATTACGCCGGTACCGTGCGTGAGATCGGCTTCATTGTACTGATTACCTGGTTTGCCCTGCGGTTTGCCAAGGCGGTAGAAACCAATCTTGCCGACCCGCGCTTCATGGGAAAGCCGATGGATGCCACAACCGTGCGCGCCGTAGGCAAACTGGTGCGTGCTTCCATCATCATTACCGCGGCGATGGTGATCATGCAGCACTTCGGGTACAGCATCAGCGGTGTGCTGGCGTTCGGCGGTATTGGTGGCCTGGCGATTGGTTTTGCGGCAAAAGATTTGCTGGCCAACTTTTTTGGTGGGCTGATGATCTACCTGGACCGCCCGTTTAAGGTTGGAGATTGGGTGCGCTCTCCTGACAAGGAGATCGAAGGCACGGTGGAAGATATTGGTTGGCGCCTGACCCGCATCCGCACCTTTGACAAGCGTCCGCTGTACATTCCCAACGGGATCTTTACCCAGATTTCGGTGGAAAACCCCTCGCGCATGCTGAACCGTCGGATCTACGAAACGGTTGGTATCCGTTACGACGATGCACACCTTATGGCGCCCATTGTGAAAGATGTGCGTGCGATGCTTGAACAGCATCCGGAAATCGATACCAACCAGACGCTGATTGTGAATTTCAATTCCTTCGCGCCGTCGTCGCTCGACTTCTTTATCTACACATTTACCAAAACCACCGAGTGGGTGCGCTATCACGAGATCAAGCAGGATGTGCTGTTGCAGATTCTGAAGATTATTGAGCAGCACGGCGCGTCCTGTGCCTTCCCGACCTCCACCCTGCATATTGCCGATCTGCCGGAGCTGGCAATTGGCGGAGCGCGGGAAGTGCCGGCTGGGTCCTGA
- the nagZ gene encoding beta-N-acetylhexosaminidase, with product MSDQIGPVMIDVEGTELTTEDRELLRHPQVGGLIFFARNYRDRPQLEALVADIRSERPGILLAVDQEGGRVQRFRDSFTRLPSMQALSAQADRQQLKDVGWLLAAELLAVGIDFSFAPVLDADDNFCRIVGDRSFACDPLALAAKARPFMAGMHEAGMATTGKHFPGHGQVLEDSHEELPVDHRTLEEVLAADGQPFADCIAAGELEAVMPAHIRFEKVDENPVGFSRFWLQEILRKRLGFDGVIFSDDLTMEGAGAAGGYAERIRAAMQAGCDMGVVCNNREGALEVLSALEGYEPNPLSSRRLERMRGKPVIENWASLEQSSRWQATRAWLASWM from the coding sequence ATGTCCGATCAGATTGGTCCGGTGATGATTGATGTCGAGGGTACGGAACTCACGACGGAAGACCGCGAACTGCTGCGTCACCCGCAGGTTGGCGGTTTGATTTTTTTCGCGCGCAACTACCGCGACCGTCCACAGCTGGAAGCGCTGGTGGCGGACATCCGCAGTGAGCGGCCAGGCATCCTACTGGCCGTGGACCAGGAAGGTGGGCGGGTGCAGCGCTTCCGGGATTCCTTTACCCGTTTACCGTCCATGCAGGCGCTCAGCGCGCAGGCGGATCGCCAACAGCTGAAAGACGTGGGGTGGCTGCTCGCCGCCGAGCTGCTGGCGGTGGGCATCGACTTCAGTTTCGCACCGGTACTGGATGCCGATGATAACTTCTGTCGTATTGTTGGCGACCGCAGTTTCGCCTGCGACCCGCTGGCGCTCGCGGCCAAAGCGCGCCCGTTTATGGCGGGTATGCATGAGGCGGGTATGGCGACCACCGGCAAGCATTTCCCGGGGCACGGGCAGGTGCTCGAAGATAGTCATGAAGAGCTGCCGGTGGATCATCGCACGCTGGAAGAAGTACTGGCGGCCGATGGCCAGCCATTTGCCGACTGTATTGCCGCCGGGGAGCTGGAAGCCGTTATGCCAGCGCACATCCGGTTTGAGAAAGTGGACGAGAACCCGGTGGGTTTTTCTCGCTTCTGGTTACAGGAGATCCTGCGCAAGCGGCTTGGCTTTGACGGAGTGATCTTCAGCGATGACCTCACTATGGAAGGCGCCGGCGCGGCCGGTGGTTATGCCGAGAGAATTCGGGCGGCGATGCAGGCGGGCTGCGATATGGGGGTCGTGTGCAATAACCGCGAGGGTGCGCTGGAAGTGCTCTCGGCACTGGAAGGTTACGAACCCAACCCGCTATCCAGCCGCCGCCTCGAACGTATGCGGGGTAAGCCAGTTATAGAAAACTGGGCTTCGCTCGAACAGTCATCCCGCTGGCAGGCTACCCGCGCGTGGCTGGCATCCTGGATGTAA
- a CDS encoding TetR/AcrR family transcriptional regulator, protein MSQLDTVNRILDAAEVLFAERGFTETSLRTITSTAGVNLAAVNYHFGSKKELIQAVFERFLTPFTENLDKELSRRQAQLETSPGAQLQVDDLLESLYRVALAGLAKEGRDPKRFMGLLGLAYTQSQGHLRRFIVSRYGASYRRFAGLLANTLPHVDPVTFYWRLYFMLGATIFSLSSFDAIEAILREDFGAESSLDETLARLAPAAAAMLTAAEPKDT, encoded by the coding sequence ATGAGTCAGCTGGACACCGTCAACCGTATACTGGACGCCGCCGAGGTGCTGTTTGCCGAACGCGGATTTACCGAGACCTCACTGCGGACCATAACCAGCACGGCGGGCGTTAATCTGGCGGCGGTAAATTATCACTTTGGTTCGAAAAAAGAGCTGATACAGGCGGTATTTGAGCGGTTTCTGACCCCATTTACGGAGAACCTGGATAAGGAACTCAGCCGCCGACAGGCGCAACTCGAAACCTCTCCGGGTGCGCAGTTACAGGTAGATGATTTGCTAGAGAGCCTCTACCGCGTGGCCCTCGCTGGCCTGGCAAAGGAGGGGAGAGACCCCAAGCGCTTTATGGGGCTGCTGGGCCTCGCCTACACCCAGTCGCAGGGCCACCTGCGGAGGTTCATTGTGTCTCGCTATGGGGCCAGCTACCGTCGGTTTGCCGGGCTGCTCGCCAATACGTTGCCGCACGTGGACCCGGTTACCTTCTACTGGCGGCTGTATTTTATGTTGGGTGCGACCATCTTTTCCCTGTCGAGCTTCGACGCAATCGAAGCTATCCTTCGGGAAGACTTCGGTGCCGAGAGCAGCCTTGACGAGACCCTGGCGCGACTTGCGCCTGCCGCAGCGGCAATGCTGACGGCTGCGGAGCCCAAAGATACTTGA
- a CDS encoding DUF6763 family protein — protein sequence MARIAPEIGSWFENFDSGDLFEVVAVDHPSRTIEIQYLDGSLGEIDFQSWPRLPVIGAAEPENANAGYGILAEEMQDEEDSGFRSPILSPVQSAIDRLEGESYPGTDDIF from the coding sequence ATGGCAAGAATTGCTCCTGAAATTGGTAGCTGGTTTGAAAATTTCGACAGTGGCGACTTGTTCGAAGTGGTGGCCGTAGACCACCCATCCCGCACCATTGAAATCCAGTACCTGGACGGTTCACTGGGGGAAATCGACTTCCAGAGCTGGCCAAGATTACCGGTGATCGGCGCCGCGGAACCGGAAAACGCCAATGCCGGCTACGGTATCCTTGCGGAAGAAATGCAGGATGAGGAAGACTCGGGATTCCGCAGCCCGATTCTTTCACCGGTGCAGAGCGCCATCGACCGGCTGGAGGGTGAATCGTATCCGGGAACCGACGATATCTTCTGA
- a CDS encoding TIGR00730 family Rossman fold protein: protein MLDAKMPEAWRVLRIQSELVDGIERLITLKGAVTVFGSARFPEQAAEYQEAQRLGELLACEGVPVITGGGPGIMEACNRGAFCQSGESIGLSIELPHEQLPNAYLDINLNFRYFFVRKFMFVKHAMGFIAMPGGYGTLDELFEALTLVQTRKVRRFPIVLVGKQYWAGLVDWMRNTVLARGCIDADDLSLFTLVDTVDEAAQIIIEFIRECDGETQ, encoded by the coding sequence ATGCTGGATGCAAAAATGCCCGAAGCATGGCGAGTGCTGCGTATTCAGTCTGAACTCGTGGATGGTATCGAGCGGCTGATTACCCTCAAGGGTGCTGTCACCGTGTTTGGCAGTGCGCGGTTCCCTGAACAGGCGGCGGAATATCAGGAGGCGCAACGCCTCGGGGAATTGCTGGCCTGCGAAGGAGTGCCGGTGATTACCGGTGGTGGGCCGGGGATTATGGAGGCCTGTAATCGCGGTGCGTTTTGCCAGTCTGGTGAATCCATCGGGTTGAGTATCGAATTGCCTCACGAGCAATTGCCCAATGCCTATCTCGATATCAATCTGAACTTTCGCTATTTCTTTGTGCGTAAATTTATGTTCGTCAAACACGCGATGGGCTTTATTGCCATGCCCGGGGGCTATGGCACCCTGGATGAGTTGTTTGAAGCGCTCACGCTGGTGCAGACACGCAAGGTGCGGCGCTTCCCCATTGTGTTGGTGGGTAAGCAGTATTGGGCAGGACTCGTGGACTGGATGCGCAATACCGTACTGGCGCGGGGCTGCATTGATGCCGATGACCTGAGCCTGTTCACACTGGTTGATACCGTCGATGAAGCGGCGCAGATCATTATCGAGTTTATCCGTGAGTGTGACGGGGAGACTCAGTAA
- the lexA gene encoding transcriptional repressor LexA has product MTNLTARQAQVLALIKTYLDDTGYPPTRAEIAQELGFRSPNAAEEHLKALARKGAIEMVAGASRGIRIPDHHTGLPIVGRVAAGNPVLAEENIEEYCEIPAEFFHPPADYLLRVHGMSMKDAGILDGDLLAVQRTDNIRNGQIVVARIEDEVTVKRFKRRGNQATVQLLPENEDFNVIEVDMRDRNFAIEGLAVGVIRQNPV; this is encoded by the coding sequence ATGACAAACCTCACTGCCCGCCAGGCCCAGGTACTTGCGTTGATCAAAACGTATCTGGACGATACCGGTTATCCCCCCACCCGCGCGGAAATTGCCCAGGAACTCGGCTTTCGCTCGCCAAACGCAGCGGAAGAACACCTCAAGGCGCTGGCGCGCAAGGGCGCCATCGAGATGGTGGCCGGTGCCTCCCGTGGTATCCGCATCCCGGACCATCACACCGGCCTGCCCATTGTCGGTCGTGTTGCTGCGGGTAACCCGGTGCTGGCAGAGGAAAATATCGAGGAGTACTGTGAAATTCCCGCCGAGTTTTTCCATCCACCAGCAGATTATCTACTGCGGGTGCACGGCATGAGCATGAAGGATGCAGGTATTCTCGACGGCGACCTGCTGGCGGTGCAGCGGACCGACAACATTCGCAATGGCCAGATCGTGGTGGCGCGCATTGAAGACGAAGTGACGGTGAAGCGATTCAAGCGCCGGGGCAACCAGGCAACGGTTCAGCTGCTGCCGGAAAACGAAGACTTCAATGTGATTGAAGTCGATATGCGCGACCGCAACTTCGCCATTGAGGGGCTGGCGGTGGGTGTGATCCGGCAAAACCCGGTGTGA
- a CDS encoding DUF6586 family protein, with protein sequence MSNPYTGSVASALRKAQLILQSPAPGEVEVADTQQALRETALQEAALMQLWRAYKAFLAEQGQQLQLGFRAGGEPDTAQALAQLVSARGKFSAEVNELVSLSENPDSWFQGMQAAWEALWRPAGAEVAQSEGAIGVQSLIPVQQLDRAAPEPLSRDLLMKWLRALNELVVRQRAHGQEW encoded by the coding sequence TTGAGTAATCCCTATACCGGTAGCGTTGCGTCGGCATTGCGCAAAGCACAGCTGATCCTCCAGTCTCCAGCCCCGGGCGAGGTTGAGGTTGCAGACACTCAGCAGGCGCTGCGGGAAACTGCATTGCAGGAAGCGGCGCTGATGCAGCTGTGGCGAGCCTACAAAGCATTTCTCGCCGAGCAGGGGCAGCAGCTCCAGCTCGGGTTCCGGGCCGGGGGCGAGCCGGATACCGCCCAGGCACTGGCGCAACTGGTGTCGGCTCGCGGCAAGTTCAGTGCCGAAGTCAATGAGCTGGTGAGCCTGTCGGAAAACCCGGACAGCTGGTTTCAGGGCATGCAGGCGGCCTGGGAGGCTCTGTGGCGGCCGGCAGGTGCAGAAGTGGCCCAGTCTGAAGGGGCCATCGGTGTGCAGAGCCTGATCCCCGTACAGCAGCTTGACCGAGCGGCTCCTGAGCCCCTTAGCCGGGATCTGTTGATGAAGTGGCTGCGCGCGCTGAATGAGCTGGTGGTGCGGCAGCGGGCCCACGGGCAGGAGTGGTGA
- the topA gene encoding type I DNA topoisomerase has translation MGKSLVIVESPAKAKTINKYLGKDFVVKSSIGHIRDLPTGASSKQPVDAKERARRAAETRKLSPEKKEIYKRKKSREQLIRRMGIDPDHNWEAHYEILPGKEKVVDELRKLAANADHVYLATDLDREGEAIAWHLREAIGGDEKRYRRVVFNEITKSAIQEAFQDPGPLDIDRVNAQQARRFLDRIVGYMVSPLLWEKVARGLSAGRVQSVAVKLVVEREREIRAFIPEEYWTLFADTQTAKSDALRLEVKKQAGEAFKPTNEEQAMAALNALQSSDFTVSARDDKPTSSKPSAPYITSTLQQAASNRLGFSVKKTMMMAQRLYEAGYITYMRTDSTNLSAEAVSSVREFIEENYGDKYLPENPNRYSSKEGAQEAHEAIRPSDVRVKPNMLSGMERDAERLYTLIWQQFVACQMTPAQFTSTSVVVTAGDFELRTRGRVIRFDGFLKVAPAQSKKDEDLVLPDIKVGEKLNLKKLDPKQHFTKPPARFSEAALVKELEKRGIGRPSTYASIISTIQDRGYVRLENRRFYAEKMGDIVTDRLSESFTDLMDYGFTASLEESLDSVAEGKRGWKDLLNDFYAGFSKRLEVAQDKEGGMRRNSPTDTDIECSQCGRHMQIRTGSTGVFLGCSGYALPPKERCTNTMNLVSGEEAVDADKDEEAETRQLREKRRCGKCGTAMDSYLVDEQRKLHICGNNPDCPGFEVEKGTFKIKGYDGPLIECDKCGADMQLKSGRFGKYFGCTSETCKNTRKLLKSGQPAPPKMDPVPMPELPCEKVDDTYILRDGASGLFLAASQFPKNRETRAPLVKELLPHKDEIDPKYSFLFSAPTEDNEGRDTVVRFSRKTQEQYVQSEEEGKATGWKAFYRDGKWQVDAPAKKAPAKKKAAAKKAPAKKAAAKKAPAKKKATTKKSPAK, from the coding sequence ATGGGTAAATCACTGGTCATCGTCGAGTCGCCGGCGAAGGCGAAAACGATCAACAAGTATCTCGGAAAAGACTTTGTGGTGAAGTCCAGCATTGGTCACATCCGGGATCTTCCCACCGGGGCATCGAGCAAGCAGCCGGTGGACGCCAAGGAGCGCGCGCGCCGCGCTGCGGAAACCCGCAAGCTTTCTCCCGAAAAGAAAGAGATCTACAAGCGCAAGAAAAGCCGCGAGCAGCTGATCCGGCGCATGGGGATCGACCCTGACCATAACTGGGAAGCCCACTACGAAATCCTGCCTGGCAAGGAAAAGGTGGTGGATGAACTGCGCAAGCTCGCCGCCAACGCTGACCACGTTTATCTCGCAACGGACTTGGACCGCGAGGGAGAGGCCATTGCCTGGCACCTGCGGGAAGCCATTGGCGGTGACGAGAAGCGCTACCGCCGGGTGGTGTTCAACGAAATCACCAAATCCGCGATTCAGGAGGCGTTCCAGGATCCGGGCCCGCTGGATATCGACCGGGTGAATGCACAGCAGGCGCGTCGTTTCCTCGACCGCATCGTGGGGTACATGGTTTCCCCGCTGTTGTGGGAAAAGGTCGCGCGCGGACTCTCTGCTGGCCGAGTCCAGTCAGTGGCAGTGAAACTGGTCGTCGAGCGCGAGCGGGAAATTCGGGCGTTTATTCCCGAAGAGTACTGGACCCTGTTTGCGGACACGCAAACCGCCAAATCTGACGCCCTGCGCCTGGAAGTGAAAAAGCAGGCCGGTGAGGCCTTCAAGCCCACCAACGAAGAGCAGGCCATGGCGGCGCTGAACGCGCTGCAGTCCAGCGACTTCACGGTGAGCGCGCGGGATGACAAGCCCACCAGCTCCAAGCCCAGCGCACCCTATATCACCTCCACGCTGCAGCAGGCGGCCAGTAATCGCCTGGGTTTCAGCGTAAAGAAAACCATGATGATGGCCCAGCGGCTTTATGAGGCGGGCTACATCACCTACATGCGTACCGACTCCACCAACCTGAGTGCGGAAGCGGTGTCCTCGGTGCGCGAGTTCATCGAAGAAAATTACGGTGACAAGTACCTGCCGGAAAATCCGAACCGGTACAGCAGCAAAGAGGGTGCACAGGAAGCGCACGAGGCGATTCGTCCGTCCGATGTGCGGGTAAAACCCAACATGCTCTCCGGCATGGAACGCGACGCTGAGCGTCTGTACACCCTGATCTGGCAGCAGTTTGTGGCGTGCCAGATGACGCCGGCGCAGTTTACCTCGACATCTGTGGTGGTTACGGCAGGGGACTTCGAGCTGCGCACCCGTGGTCGCGTCATCCGCTTTGACGGCTTCCTGAAAGTGGCGCCGGCACAGAGCAAGAAAGACGAAGACCTGGTGCTGCCCGATATCAAGGTCGGTGAAAAGCTGAACCTGAAGAAGCTCGACCCCAAGCAGCACTTTACCAAGCCCCCGGCGCGCTTCAGTGAAGCGGCGCTGGTAAAAGAGCTGGAAAAGCGTGGAATTGGCCGTCCATCGACGTACGCATCCATTATTTCCACGATCCAGGATCGCGGTTACGTGCGTCTCGAAAACCGCCGGTTCTACGCGGAGAAGATGGGTGACATCGTCACCGATCGTCTCAGCGAGAGCTTTACCGACCTCATGGACTACGGTTTTACCGCCAGCCTGGAGGAGTCCCTCGACTCGGTTGCAGAAGGCAAGCGGGGTTGGAAAGACCTGCTGAACGATTTCTATGCCGGTTTCAGCAAGCGTCTCGAAGTGGCGCAGGATAAAGAAGGCGGCATGCGGCGCAATTCGCCCACGGATACGGACATCGAGTGCAGCCAGTGTGGCCGCCATATGCAGATCCGCACCGGTTCAACCGGCGTCTTTCTGGGCTGCTCCGGCTATGCGTTGCCTCCCAAGGAGCGCTGCACCAACACCATGAACCTGGTGTCTGGTGAAGAAGCCGTTGACGCCGATAAAGATGAAGAGGCGGAAACGCGCCAGCTGCGCGAGAAGCGCCGCTGTGGCAAGTGCGGCACGGCAATGGACAGTTATCTGGTGGACGAACAGCGTAAGCTGCACATCTGCGGTAACAATCCGGATTGCCCCGGCTTTGAAGTGGAAAAAGGCACTTTCAAGATCAAGGGTTACGATGGCCCACTGATCGAGTGTGACAAGTGCGGGGCGGATATGCAGTTGAAGTCCGGCCGTTTCGGCAAGTACTTCGGCTGTACCAGCGAGACCTGCAAAAACACCCGCAAGCTGCTGAAGAGTGGCCAGCCGGCACCACCCAAAATGGACCCGGTGCCCATGCCCGAGCTGCCCTGCGAGAAGGTGGACGACACCTACATTCTGCGCGACGGCGCCTCCGGTCTGTTTCTGGCGGCCAGCCAGTTCCCGAAAAACCGCGAGACCCGTGCCCCGTTGGTGAAGGAACTGCTGCCACATAAAGACGAGATTGATCCCAAGTACAGCTTCCTGTTCTCGGCACCCACGGAAGACAACGAAGGCCGCGATACCGTGGTGCGGTTCAGCCGCAAAACTCAGGAGCAGTATGTCCAGAGCGAGGAAGAGGGTAAGGCCACCGGCTGGAAGGCTTTCTACCGCGATGGCAAATGGCAGGTAGACGCGCCGGCGAAGAAAGCACCAGCCAAGAAAAAAGCTGCGGCGAAAAAAGCACCGGCTAAAAAAGCGGCCGCTAAAAAGGCACCAGCCAAGAAAAAAGCCACCACCAAAAAATCCCCGGCCAAGTAA
- a CDS encoding universal stress protein → MSGYNNILVGLDLSEESSQVLERAAQIAAHNNATMSLAHIIEPLTFAYGGDVPMDLSEVQEQLQNQAKEQLRKAAANLNIPSDRQHVVLGQPATEIHRLAEESGCDLIVIGSHGRHGLALLLGSTANGVLHGAGCDVLAVRVHSPNE, encoded by the coding sequence ATGTCAGGCTATAACAACATATTGGTGGGACTGGACCTCTCTGAAGAATCCTCTCAGGTATTGGAGCGAGCCGCCCAGATTGCCGCGCATAACAACGCGACGATGAGCCTCGCCCACATCATCGAGCCGCTGACGTTTGCCTATGGTGGCGACGTACCAATGGACCTTTCCGAGGTGCAGGAACAGCTGCAAAACCAGGCCAAGGAGCAATTGCGCAAGGCCGCCGCCAACCTCAACATTCCCTCAGACCGCCAGCACGTGGTACTGGGCCAGCCCGCCACAGAAATTCACCGCCTGGCGGAGGAATCCGGTTGCGATTTGATCGTCATCGGCAGCCACGGCCGTCACGGACTGGCACTACTGCTGGGATCCACGGCCAACGGTGTTTTACACGGTGCCGGCTGTGATGTGCTGGCAGTGCGGGTGCACTCGCCCAACGAATAG